One region of Purpureocillium takamizusanense chromosome 4, complete sequence genomic DNA includes:
- a CDS encoding uncharacterized protein (COG:S~EggNog:ENOG503NXMM) has protein sequence MAEPHPFLKPNKRHSAILNNSPMRQRAADDILTHIAPPNAIEALASPLGALKDCLDAASAAERDFAMRTAIASQRIWEWVDELSQWDWPAPGGFADSEDVDGKRTRLPDSASTPTEPDQADSFSSFAVTNVTAYERRMEDIHVAMEDLELEDIKSHVMHNHIMPLSRPNSPIKPAAHQSAMASYNKMEDMTAVITAIVVQTLPNLAKLSRLLQMWSVRLRVLRRVPPLSLAIEDAEVALKSGWAAITQPTRRSSQIVGGDETTPPPGLKREDFEVMKKVVAQKITKPGTMLDYMLDCLEGTQDTLPDSWLDRMEAVEVSFSEWVAACERKIREADWTAIANAREHAAASLTSRDVTDSHGPTKRLLDADAGTAYEEEAVMGQHPTDDEAPSSPQLGPPSVTVEDVAGTTVNASGQPLFDTIKDQPPSFDQSMAHAEEEDELELPPLRSRPSDVSISSQPSVTLRGVSSQFDSPSSDPPEVSRSPAVLKGRVREATYNDSPPSSPPLPANDPTDGRFAPPAGLLDSPFIAPIEGESMFLKGPADQSFMDDFDDTLSMSELTSSMLRRESSGDQQLRQQISDIIESIPAKIKLTAEPSAVSLNPPDLQLPRLRKKPSKEPYRRSPSALSVLSSRAATPSFTLSPAKNPRVRNRGQQEIKVYHLSRSTGEPPIKLFIRCVGEHGERVMVRVGGGWADLSEYLKAYATHHGRRSTGPDKTKIEVRGVPRTSSGLVSSLGSSPPRPRSTAPDSSPVTPLNVHKTRRAAGPANSETQRLRPKTPADASRSTDNAPSSEESVRSRTSSRFSWEDDDSSFLGLAGPTGKKVEMSDESRAWVESITEKVRLASGERHASGADDKSRFGELGKVGGTKRLFRKTEERIWR, from the coding sequence ATGGCCGAACCGCATCCCTTCTTGAAGCCCAACAAGCGGCACTCTGCCATACTCAACAACTCGCCCATGAGACAGCGCGCCGCTGATGACATCCTCACACATATTGCACCCCCAAACGCGATCGAGGCCCTAGCGTCGCCCCTCGGCGCGCTCAAGGactgcctcgacgccgcatCTGCAGCAGAACGAGACTTCGCCATGcgcaccgccatcgcctcccAAAGGATATGGGAGTGGGTGGACGAGCTGTCGCAATGGGATTGGCCAGCGCCTGGTGGGTTCGCAGACTCTGAGGATGTTGATGGGAAGCGAACAAGGCTTCCCGAcagcgcgtcgacgcccacggaGCCTGACCAGGCCGATTCGTTCAGCAGCTTTGCTGTTACGAATGTGACGGCATACgagaggaggatggaggacATCCATGTCGCTATGGAGGATCTTGAGCTTGAGGACATCAAGAGCCACGTCATGCACAACCACATTATGCCGCTGTCCAGGCCCAACTCGCCCATAAAGCCGGCGGCTCATCaatcggccatggcgagctACAACAAGATGGAGGACATGACGGCCGTTATCACCGCCATCGTGGTTCAGACGCTACCCAATCTTGCGAAGCTGTCACGCCTGCTGCAGATGTGGAGCGTACGATTGCGTGTGCTTCGCCgggtgccgccgctctcgctTGCCATCGAAGACGCGGAGGTGGCACTCAAATCAGGCTGGGCAGCCATCACGCAGCCAACCAGGAGATCGTCGCAAATAGTCGGAGGCGACGaaacaacaccaccaccggggCTGAAGCGCGAAGATTTTGAGGTCATGAAGAAGGTCGTCGCACAAAAGATCACCAAGCCCGGAACCATGCTGGATTACATGCTGGACTGCCTCGAGGGCACGCAAGACACGCTGCCTGATTCTTGGCTTGACCGCATGGAAGCCGTTGAAGTCAGCTTCAGCGAATGGGTGGCGGCTTGCGAAAGGAAGATTCGGGAAGCGGATTGGACTGCTATTGCCAACGCTCGCGAgcatgctgctgcatcaCTCACCTCTCGTGATGTGACCGACTCGCACGGCCCCACCAAAAGACTGCTAGATGCTGATGCCGGCACTGCATATGAGGAGGAAGCTGTCATGGGTCAGCACCCGACCGACGATGAAGCCCCTTCGTCCCCACAACTCGGGCCACCCAGCGTCACTGTGGAAGATGTGGCCGGCACAACAGTGAATGCGAGCGGACAGCCTCTTTTCGACACGATCAAGGACCAGCCACCTTCCTTTGATCAGAGTATGGCgcacgccgaggaagaagacgaatTGGAGCTTCCACCCCTGAGAAGCAGACCCAGCGACGTCAGCATTTCATCCCAACCATCAGTCACTCTACGAGGAGTTTCTAGTCAATTTGACTCCCCGTCGAGCGATCCTCCCGAGGTATCCCGTTCTCCCGCCGTGCTCAAGGGACGGGTCCGTGAGGCTACATACAACGACAGCCCGCCCAGTTCGCCGCCACTCCCGGCGAATGATCCCACAGATGGGAGATTCGCGCCACCTGCAGGACTTCTGGACAGCCCTTTCATCGCACCGATCGAAGGGGAGTCAATGTTCCTCAAAGGACCGGCTGATCAGTCATTTATGGACGATTTCGATGACACCCTCTCCATGTCGGAGCTGACGAGCTCTATGCTGCGCAGAGAGAGCTCTGGAgaccagcagctgcggcaaCAGATCAGTGACATTATTGAGTCGATCCCTGCCAAGATCAAATTAACGGCGGAGCCTTCGGCGGTCAGTTTGAACCCGCCCGATCTACAGCTCCCCCGGCTCAGGAAGAAGCCCTCTAAGGAGCCGTACAGAAGGAGCCCGTCGGCTCTCTCTGTTCTGTCGTCGCGGGCTGCAACACCATCGTTCACGCTGTCCCCTGCAAAGAACCCCCGGGTACGAAACCGTGGCCAGCAGGAGATCAAAGTCTATCATCTGTCAAGGTCGACTGGCGAACCTCCCATCAAGCTGTTCATTCGCTGCGTTGGTGAACACGGCGAGCGTGTCATGGTACGAGTGGGAGGTGGTTGGGCTGATCTGAGCGAGTATTTGAAGGCCTACGCTACccatcatgggcggcgctcgaccgGTCCGGACAAGACAAAGATCGAGGTCCGAGGTGTGCCAAGGACTTCGAGCGGGCTCGTGTCTAGCCTGGGATCCAGCCCTCCCAGGCCCAGATCTACCGCGCCGGACAGCTCGCCCGTGACTCCCCTCAATGTACACAAGACACGCAGGGCCGCGGGACCGGCCAACAGTGAGACACAGAGGCTGAGGCCCAAGACACCAGCCGACGCCAGCCGCTCCACCGACAATGCCCCATCATCGGAGGAGTCAGTGCGGTCACGGACGAGCTCGCGATTCAGCTGGGAAGATGACGACAGCTCGTTCCTGGGTCTGGCTGGCCCGACGGGCAAGAAGGTAGAGATGAGTGATGAGAGCCGAGCATGGGTAGAAAGCATCACGGAAAAGGTGCGACtcgcgagcggcgagaggcATGCCTCTGGGGCGGACGACAAGAGTCGGTTTGGCGAATTGGGCAAGGTCGGCGGAACAAAGAGGCTATTTCGCAAGACCGAGGAACGGATCTGGCGATGA
- a CDS encoding uncharacterized protein (TransMembrane:1 (i84-106o)~EggNog:ENOG503NW22~CAZy:GH16~COG:G), translating into MVDVQEKPEGGSPVQRRARAILPPAPVATMTTNSPSGPSPHATPRASSVYEGFRHRFKSYRLRGEYEKPWLADPAMKKTRWNNYIVWAWMALGVIGAGAICFFLVWPYRNLDYCLVYEDHFDRLDTDVWTHEVQLDGFGTGAFDWTTTDPKNSYIDASGLHIVPTLTNETTSITNDQLYANYTLDLLHDGTCTSRQNSSCFVRSNPEKGAMIPPVRSARLSTKGKKSIRYGKVEVVAKLPKGDWMWPSIWMMPEDSVYGEWPRSGEIDIMEARGNRRDYPEGGRNYYYGTLHWGPTSETNSYWRTTNAKRIRRGDYSSSLHTFGVQWTPKYIYFYIDSRIHQILFIGFERDRPLYDVGRFASMAENQTLLANPWARSNSTTGNAPFDQRFYLILSVAVGSRNGWFLDNVGGKPWIDKAKNAQWTFWDAATDWLPTWGAGDERGMTVRSVRMWQQGACGHAAEL; encoded by the exons ATGGTCGACGTGCAGGAGaagcccgagggcggctcGCCCGTTCAGAGAAGGGCCCGCGCCATCCTCCCTCCCGCTCCCGTAGCGACGATGACCACTAACAGCCCGTCCGGGCCGTCGCCACACGCCACGCCCAGGGCTTCATCCGTCTATGAGGGCTTCCGGCATAGATTCAAGAGCTATCGCCTACGCGGTGAGTACGAGAAGCCGTGGCTGGCAGACCCGGCCATGAAGAAGACGCGCTGGAACAACTACATCGTCTGGGCGTGGATGGCGCTGGGGGTCATCGGCGCAGGGGCCATATGCTTCTTTCTGGTCTGGCCGTACCGGAACCTGGAC TACTGTCTCGTATACGAAGACCACTTTGACAGGCTCGATACGGACGTCTGGACGCACGAggtgcagctcgacggcttcgGCACAGGCGCCTTCgactggacgacgacggacccTAAAAACTCGTACATTGATGCCTCGGGCCTGCACATTGTGCCCACGCTGACCAACGAGACAACGAGCATCACAAATGACCAGCTCTACGCAAACTACACGCTGGATCTGCTCCATGACGGCACCTGCACGAGCCGGCAGAACTCATCGTGCTTTGTGCGGTCCAACCCCGAGAAGGGAGCCATGATCCCGCCCGTGCGCTCCGCGCGCCTGTCtaccaagggcaagaagagcatCCGCTACGGAAAGGTTGAGGTCGTCGCCAAGTTGCCCAAGGGGGACTGGATGTGGCCTTCCATCT GGATGATGCCCGAGGACTCGGTATACGGCGAGTGGCCTCGCAGCGGCGAAATAGACATTATGGAGGCCCGTGGCAACAGGCGAGACTATCCTGAAGGCGGCCGCAACTACTATTACGGCACACTGCATTGGG GCCCCACCTCCGAGACGAACTCGTACTGGAGGACCACCAACGCGAAGCGCATCCGGCGCGGCGActactcgtcgtcgttgcacACGTTCGGCGTGCAGTGGACGCCCAAGTACATCTATTTTTATATCGACTCGCGCATTCACCAGATCCTGTTCATCGGTTTCGAGCGCGACCGCCCGCTCTACGACGTGGGGCGCTTCGCCAGCATGGCCGAGAATCAGACCCTGCTCGCCAACCCTTGGGCGCGCAGCAACTCGACCACGGGCAACGCCCCCTTTGACCAGCGCTTCTACCTCATCCTCAGCGTCGCTGTCGGATCCCGCAATGGTTGGTTCTT GGACAACGTCGGCGGCAAGCCCTGgatcgacaaggccaagaacgCACAGTGGACGTTCTGGGACGCCGCGACCGACTGGCTTCCCACgtggggcgcgggcgacgagcgcggcatGACGGTCCGCTCCGTGCGCATGTGGCAGCAGGGCGCCtgcggccacgccgcggaGCTATAG
- a CDS encoding uncharacterized protein (COG:S~BUSCO:EOG09262I5I~EggNog:ENOG503NVEZ) yields MVLAKSKKSVGLGNALMNDRFGKHKGSDRKKTSAITRTNHATGEQYLVNEKQDAAWVKMRSVTEQGALDEFLATAELAGTDFTAEKMNNVKIIHTDQRNPYLLSAHEERAVLGKHRMHKARLTVPRRPKWDASTTPQELDVREREAFLNWRRGLADLQENNDLLMTPFERNIEVWRQLWRVIERSDLVVQIVDARNPLLFRSDDLEVYVKAVDPKKENLLLINKADMMTLRQRTAWAKYLTKAGIAYRFFSAQLAKELNEARDRDSDSDSDPTPAPQPSKKAGKQPARDDEIDESEEEDESEEEGGVDADGDVDTQILTVEELEDIFLQHAPEDAGSDHKLQVGLVGYPNVGKSSTINALIGAKKVSVSSTPGKTKHFQTIHLSERVILCDCPGLVFPNFAFTKADLVCNGVLPIDQMREYTGPVGLVTQRIPQRFLEAVYGIRIKTRPLEEGGTGVPTSEELLRAYAMARGFHTQGLGQPDESRAARYVLKDYVNGKLLFVRPPPGIEDAKAFNSELYDEFHLPEKRRAALVTAAHSHSLEDDDTVAPSVTESDMIAIPSGPKTEKLDAGFFKPKNVQGHLAMPFSYKYSEQGSASGNSAASKMLSGRKARSMIALENGIDPKDVEVVAGKKHYKGRAKSERKKHRGINVVDD; encoded by the exons atggttCTCGCAAAGTCCAAAAAGAGCGTCGGGCTTGGCAATGCCTTGATGAACGATCGCTTTGGCAAGCACAAGGGCTCTGACAGAAAGAAGACATCTGCCATCACGAGGACAAACCATGCTACCGGTGAGCAGTATCTCGTCAACGAGAAACAGGATGCAGCTTGGGTCAAGATGCGCTCCGTCACGGAGCAAGGCGCGTTGGACGAGTTCCTGGCCACCGCCGAGCTGGCAGGCACCGACTTTACCGCCGAGAAGATGAACAACGTCAAGATCATCCACACCGACCAGAGGAACCCCTACCTGCTCTCGGCGCACGAGGAGCGCGCTGTTCTGGGCAAGCATCGCATGCACAAGGCACGCTTGACGGTCCCGAGGAGGCCGAAGTGGGATGCCTCCACGACCCCgcaggagctcgacgtcCGTGAACGCGAAGCCTTTCTGAACTGGAGGAGAGGCCTTGCAGATTTGCAGGAGAACAACGATCTTCTCATGACCCCGTTTGAGCGTAACATCGAGGTCTGGAGACAGCTCTGGCGCGTCATTGAACGAtccgacctcgtcgtccagaTTGTCGACGCTAGGAatcccctcctcttccgctcagacgacctcgaggtcTATGTCAAGGCGGTGGACCCCAAGAAAGAGAACCTTTTACTTATCAACAAGGCCGACATGATGACGCTACGGCAAAGAACGGCGTGGGCCAAGTACCTGACGAAGGCCGGCATTGCCTACAGGTTCTTTTCGGCtcagctggccaaggagttGAACGAGGCGAGAGACAGGGACAGCGACTCCGACTCCGATCCTACCCCGGCGCCACAACCGTCAAAGAAGGCGGGGAAGCAGCCTGCGAGGGATGATGAAATCGATGAGtccgaagaggaagacgaaaGCGAGGAGGAAGGCGGGGTTGATGCAGATGGTGATGTGGACACTCAAATCCTGACGGttgaggagctggaggatATATTCCTCCAACATGCTCCCGAAGATGCAG GCTCGGACCACAAGTTGCAAGTCGGTCTGGTCGGCTACCCCAACGTCGGCAAGTCGTCGACAATCAACGCCCTCATTGGCGCCAAAAAAGTGTCCGTCTCGTCCACGCCGGGCAAGACGAAGCACTTCCAAACCATCCACCTCAGCGAGCGCGTCATCCTGTGCGACTGCCCCGGTCTCGTGTTCCCCAACTTCGCCTTCACCAAGGCCGACCTCGTCTGCAACGGCGTCTTGCCCATTGACCAGATGCGCGAGTACACAGGCCCCGTCGGGCTCGTCACGCAGCGCATCCCGCAACgcttcctcgaggccgtGTACGGCATTCGCATCAAGACGCggccgctcgaggagggaggcACGGGTGTTCCCACATCGGAGGAGCTCCTGCGCGCATACGCTATGGCGCGTGGATTCCACACGCAGGGCCTCGGTCAGCCTGACGAgtcccgcgcggcgcgctACGTCCTTAAGGATTATGTGAATGGCAAGCTGCTATTCGTGCGCCCGCCTCCAGGCATCGAGGACGCCAAGGCCTTCAACAGCGAGCTATACGACGAGTTTCACCTCCCGGAGAAACGACGTGCCGCTCTCGTGACCGCCGCCCACTCTCATtccctcgaggacgacgacactgTGGCGCCCTCCGTCACGGAGTCGGACATGATCGCCATCCCCTCAGGCCCCAAGacggagaagctcgacgcgGGCTTCTTCAAGCCCAAGAACGTCCAGGGCCACCTCGCCATGCCCTTCAGCTACAAGTATTCGGAGCAGGGGAGCGCGTCGGGCAACAGCGCGGCGAGCAAGATGCTGAGCGGGCGAAAGGCGCGCTCCATGATTGCGCTGGAGAACGGCATCGACCCCAAGGacgtggaggtggtggcggggaaGAAGCACTACAAGGGCAGGGCGAAGAGCGAGAGGAAGAAGCACCGCGGCATCAATGTGGTAGATGATTGA
- a CDS encoding uncharacterized protein (COG:S~CAZy:GT2_Glyco_trans_2~EggNog:ENOG503Q3WC~TransMembrane:7 (i267-291o303-324i714-741o753-776i797-818o848-866i878-896o)) has product MDPSEMPSVHGLTPLPRNRSFATPSLAPSESSGSSSGPNTPPNRQYDDEFRYKTMVRYLNNRVVASGWTPPESARSHDDCLGVLLRRSRGNYVTAPDTVHHVLLGAVMRLNLSVAVTIRPQLLDGVLKSLTPGHTELKFKDGSQVQIIDSLSFAHSATVKKFQYACICRQERLVLVWHDDLQNIVPAATQMEEKLLSLVWGEGRLPFNILPMPSRAPSVMSSGMSSPNGYSTPALEKGTPLSYINESTEELDRDPGMDRPESVARPVARASAFFVGMAMCLSICLLFGAYIGKVVTECILDGSWMHLALVAPIPLLICVSLFFFQVIFSNLFQMIGPIGGVSTNSRYYSCHKPCLKRAFADGFLPPKITIQMPVYKEGMESVIIPTIRSLQAAISFYESHGGSANIFVNDDGLRAGMDEAIVQQRRDFYHDNNIGWVARPKHNGDEGFVRKGKFKKASNMNFALNISQKVEAYIQEMVDERLASLGSDMVDEAEEANMYSEALARVLAENPLAWADGDIRVGEFILIVDSDTRVPVDCLLYGAAEMFLSPETAIVQHSTGVMQVAHDYFENGITFFTNLVYTSIRFSIGSGEVAPFVGHNAFLRWQAVQEVGVAEDSGHVPYWSESHVSEDFDMALRLQMRGNIIRIASYHNDQFKEGVSLTIYDEIARWQKYAYGVSEMIFHPLHRWIFKGPFTPLFYTYLGSNIMLSSKISIMAYMCSYFALGSALLLTVINYFIVGWFRDDLGSCYLTSWNVFLSLIVVFNASGPVSLAIFRYRTGERSLLGSLIENLKWMPMMTVFFGGISFHITMALLAHLFYVDMQWGATSKEKEDSNFFQEMPRIFKTFKWMYLTIALLVGALVYLGAFAPPDWAITDFSVIVPLALNLGFHALVPLVLNPSLMVFNY; this is encoded by the exons ATGGATCCCTCCGAAATGCCCTCCGTCCATGGGCTCACTCCTCTTCCGAGGAACAGGTCTTTTGCGACTCCGTCACTGGCGCCGTCCGAGTCCAGCGGGAGCAGCTCGGGACCGAACACGCCCCCAAATAGGCAATATGACGATGAATTCCGTTACAAGACG ATGGTCAGGTACCTCAACAACAGAGTAGTGGCCAGTGGTTGGACACCCCCTGAATCTGCCCGAAGTCACGACGACTGTCTTGGAGTTTTGCTGCGACGATCAAGAGGCAACTATGTCACCGCCCCAGATACAGTTCATCATGTCCTTTTAGGGGCTGTAATGCGACTGAATCTGAGCGTGGCAGTCACGATACGCCCACAGCTGCTCGATGGTGTTCTCAAGTCCCTGACGCCAGGCCATACAGAGTTGAAATTCAAGGACGGCTCGCAGGTCCAGATCATCGACTCTCTGTCTTTTGCACACTCGGCAACAGTTAAGAAGTTTCAATATGCTTGCATTTGCCGGCAGGAGCGGCTTGTCCTTGTCTGGCATGATGATCTACAGAACATCGTTCCGGCCGCGACACAgatggaggagaagctcctcTCGCTG GTCTGGGGCGAAGGCAGGCTACCGTTCAACATTCTCCCGATGCCCAGCAGAGCACCTTCCGTCATGTCATCCGGCATGTCCAGCCCTAACGGTTAttcgacgccggcgctggaAAAGGGAACACCCCTATCATACATCAACGAAAGTACTGAGGAACTCGACAGGGATCCCGGCATGGACCGTCCCGAGTCTGTCGCTCGACCTGTTGCTCGGGCTTCGGCCTTTTTCGTTGGAATGGCAATGTGCCTATCCATCTGCTTGTTGTTCGGCGCCTACATCGGCAAAGTGGTCACCGAGTGCATTCTGGACGGCTCGTGGATGCACCTGGCCCTCGTTGCCCCGATCCCCCTGCTGATATGTGTCAGTCTGTTCTTCTTTCAAGTCATTTTCAGCAACCTTTTCCAGATGATCGGGCCCATTGGCGGTGTCAGCACAAATTCGAGGTACTACTCATGCCACAAGCCCTGCCTTAAACGGGCTTTTGCGGATGGCTTCCTGCCCCCCAAGATCACTATTCAGATGCCCGTCTACAAGGAGGGTATGGAGTCTGTGATTATTCCGACCATCCGCAGCCTCCAAGCAGCCATCTCATTCTACGAGTCCCACGGCGGTTCTGCCAATATCTTCGTCAACGACGATGGTCTCCGGGCGGGTATGGACGAAGCAATCGTCCAACAGCGACGAGACTTCTACCATGACAATAACATTGGATGGGTTGCACGGCCGAAGCACAACGGGGATGAGGGTTTCGTGCGCAAGGGCAAGTTCAAGAAGGCGTCCAACATGAACTTTGCCCTCAACATTTCTCAAAAGGTAGAGGCCTATATTCAAGAAATGGTCGATGAGCGGCTGGCCTCGCTTGGATCGGATATGGTGGACGAGGCTGAGGAGGCCAACATGTACTCGGAGGCTTTGGCCCGCGTGCTGGCCGAGAACCCTCTTGCTTGGGCTGACGGCGACATCCGTGTTGGTGAATTCATTCTCATTGTCGATTCGGATACCCGGGTG CCCGTCGACTGCCTCCTCTACGGAGCCGCGGAGATGTTCCTGTCCCCGGAGACAGCAATTGTCCAGCACTCTACCGGCGTCATGCAGGTTGCACACGACTACTTCGAAAATGGCATCACGTTTTTCACAAACCTTGTCTACACTTCGATCCGCTTTTCCATCGGCTCCGGCGAAGTTGCGCCCTTTGTTGGCCATAACGCGTTTCTCCGGTGGCAAG CTGTTCAAGAGGTGGGAGTCGCAGAAGACTCGGGTCATGTCCCTTACTGGTCTGAGAGCCATGTCTCCGAGGACTTTGACATGGCACTCCGCCTGCAAATGCGAGGCAACATCATCCGGATTGCCAGCTACCACAACGACCAATTCAAGGAAGGTGTCTCTCTGACCATATACGACGAGATTGCTCGCTGGCAGAAGTACGCGTACGGCGTGAGCGAGATGATCTTCCACCCTCTCCACCGCTGGATCTTCAAAGGGCCCTTTACCCCCCTCTTCTACACCTACCTCGGGTCCAACATTATGCTCTCGTCCAAGATATCCATCATGGCCTACATGTGTTCCTACTTTGCCCTCGGCTCCGCCCTCTTGCTCACCGTCATCAACTACTTCATCGTCGGCTGGTTCCGCGACGACCTGGGGAGCTGTTACCTCACCTCGTGGAACGTTTTCCTAtcgctcatcgtcgtcttcaacGCCTCGGGTCCCGTCTCCCTCGCCATCTTCCGCTACCGCACGGGCGAGCGCTCGCTCCTCGGCTCCCTGATCGAGAACCTCAAGTGGATGCCCATGAtgaccgtcttcttcggcggcatcTCCTTCCACATCACCATGGCCCTGCTCGCGCACCTCTTCTACGTCGACATGCAGTGGGGCGCCACGtccaaggagaaggaggacaGCAACTTCTTCCAGGAGATGCCCCGCATCTTCAAGACGTTCAAGTGGATGTACCTCACCAtcgcgctgctcgtcggcgccttgGTCTACCTCGGCGCCTTTGCGCCCCCGGACTGGGCCATCACCGACTTCTCCGTCATCGTGCCGCTCGCTCTCAACCTGGGGTTCCACGCCTTGGTCCCGCTCGTGCTGAACCCGAGCCTGATGGTGTTCAATTACTAG